Proteins found in one Misgurnus anguillicaudatus chromosome 3, ASM2758022v2, whole genome shotgun sequence genomic segment:
- the LOC129443786 gene encoding transmembrane channel-like protein 7 isoform X2 — MDVLSSFQLWRADIHVIEGMFGTGILSYFSFLRFLVLLNFIIFLLMFVFVMLPVIITSHTSFNITYSSADVSECSYYPVTSRQGLVVFHQHITDLLSGTGFLEQTYLFYGYYNLEFIHSGFTYNLPLAYLLTTISYLLLSLIWIVKRSAAGFKRKLVQDEDRFQSFCNKVFAGWDFCITNENAARLKQSSLLYELKTDLEEERIKRKMANRTRGERCRIYMLRAALNLFVVAVLISCFYCIYIATVFSQRQQKKDHSNFMLELIVEYLPSIVITLANFITPLIFSLIISFEDYSPAFEIRFTLMRCVFMRLASIGVLLFSLWTQITSNCPDCPCGYNHNSYPCWETHVGQEMYKLVIFDFLIIAAVTIFVEFPRKIIVNYCDCGLAKWWGQQEFAIPQNVLEIVYGQTICWIGTFYCPLLPAINTVKYFMVFYLKKVSLMNNCRPATRPFRASSSNFFFLVVLLIGLALACVPVIVSIAHIHPSRACGPFVNYTSSWEVVPRVISHLPYGLHSFLLALASEACAVSLFVITCLGMFYVIALAGAHKRVIEQLRDQLAMEGRDKRFLIQKLCQAQQELFARSPEQKSLQNRRDRTGLFFLEPSAVLETHA; from the exons ATGGATGTCCTTTCCTCGTTCCAGCTCTGGAGAGCAGACATTCACGTCATCGAGG GGATGTTTGGGACAGGAATTCTCTCGTATTTTTCATTCCTGAGGTTTCTGGTCCTGCTGAACTTCATCATCTTTCTGctgatgtttgtttttgtgatgCTGCCAGTGATTATCACATCACACACATCATTTAACATCACCTACAGCAGCGCTGAtg TGAGCGAGTGCAGTTATTATCCAGTGACCTCTCGTCAGGGTTTGGTGGTTTTTCATCAGCACATCACAGATTTGTTGTCAGGAACA gGGTTTCTGGAGCAGACCTATCTCTTCTATGGTTACTATAATCTGGAGTTCATTCATTCGGGCTTCACCTACAACCTGCCACTAGCGTACCTGCTCACCACCATCTCATATCTTCTGTTGAGTCTCATCTGGATAGTTAAGAG ATCTGCGGCTGGTTTTAAACGCAAACTCGTACAAGACGAGGACCGTTTCCAGAGTTTCTGCAATAAGGTTTTTGCCGGCTGGGACTTCTGCATCACGAATGAGAACGCAGCGCGCCTTAAACAAAGCAGTTTACTTTACGAGCTGAAG ACGGATCTAGAAGAGGAACGCATCAAGCGTAAGATGGCGAACCGCACGCGGGGTGAGAGATGTCGCATCTACATGCTAAGAGCCGCTCTCAATCTGTTCGTCGTGGCCGTTTTGATCTCCTGCTTCTACTGCATCTACATCGCCACTGTATTCTCACAGCGACAGCAGAAAAAG gaTCACAGTAACTTCATGTTGGAGCTGATCGTGGAGTATTTGCCCTCCATTGTCATTACTCTGGCTAATTTCATAACCCCGCTGATCTTCAGCCTCATCATCAGCTTTGAGGATTACTCGCCTGCCTTTGAGATTCGCTTCACATTGATGAG GTGTGTGTTCATGCGACTGGCCAGCATCGGTGTCCTGCTGTTCTCATTGTGGACTCAAATTACGTCAAATTGTCCTGATTGTCCCTGTGGCTACAACCATAACAGTTACCCt TGCTGGGAGACTCATGTGGGACAGGAAATGTACAAGCTGGTGATTTTTGACTTCTTGATCATCGCTGCCGTCACCATCTTTGTTGAATTTCCACGAAA AATCATTGTGAACTATTGTGACTGTGGCTTGGCCAAGTGGTGGGGTCAGCAGGAATTCGCCATCCCTCAGAATGTTCTGGAGATAGTTTACGGTCAAACCATCTGCTGGATCGGCACGTTTTACTGTCCTTTACTTCCTGCCATCAACACGGTTAAATACTTCATGGTTTTTTACCTCAAGAAG GTGTCACTGATGAACAACTGTCGTCCTGCCACACGGCCATTTCGAGCTTCTAGTTCCAACTTCTTCTTCCTGGTGGTGTTATTAATTGGTTTGGCTCTTGCGTGTGTTCCTGTAATCGTCAGTATCGCACA TATCCACCCGTCACGGGCGTGCGGTCCGTTTGTGAACTACACCTCATCATGGGAGGTTGTTCCTCGTGTGATTTCTCATCTGCCTTACGGCCTGCACTCCTTCCTGTTGGCGCTCGCATCAGAAGCCTGCGCGGTTTCTCTCTTCGTCATTACCTG TCTGGGGATGTTTTATGTGATAGCATTGGCTGGAGCTCATAAGCGTGTTATCGAGCAGCTCAGGGATCAGTTGGCTATG GAGGGTCGTGATAAGCGTTTCCTCATTCAGAAGTTGTGTCAGGCCCAGCAGGAATTATTCGCTCGATCTCCGGAGCAGAAGTCACTACAGAACCGCCGTGACCGCACTGGGCTGTTTTTCCTGGAGCCGTCAGCAGTGCTGGAGACGCATGCGTGA
- the LOC129443786 gene encoding transmembrane channel-like protein 7 isoform X1: protein MDATDADRRAPASHLLLDQLPSYQSLLYRRKSSASGSARRRGSGRGRQPSLISGKWAEQKVVHSGEDLRPVRELPKSMEDKRQEKEQRLQQGGALTGWGLWRLNVHRSLKRLKEDGMDVLSSFQLWRADIHVIEGMFGTGILSYFSFLRFLVLLNFIIFLLMFVFVMLPVIITSHTSFNITYSSADVSECSYYPVTSRQGLVVFHQHITDLLSGTGFLEQTYLFYGYYNLEFIHSGFTYNLPLAYLLTTISYLLLSLIWIVKRSAAGFKRKLVQDEDRFQSFCNKVFAGWDFCITNENAARLKQSSLLYELKTDLEEERIKRKMANRTRGERCRIYMLRAALNLFVVAVLISCFYCIYIATVFSQRQQKKDHSNFMLELIVEYLPSIVITLANFITPLIFSLIISFEDYSPAFEIRFTLMRCVFMRLASIGVLLFSLWTQITSNCPDCPCGYNHNSYPCWETHVGQEMYKLVIFDFLIIAAVTIFVEFPRKIIVNYCDCGLAKWWGQQEFAIPQNVLEIVYGQTICWIGTFYCPLLPAINTVKYFMVFYLKKVSLMNNCRPATRPFRASSSNFFFLVVLLIGLALACVPVIVSIAHIHPSRACGPFVNYTSSWEVVPRVISHLPYGLHSFLLALASEACAVSLFVITCLGMFYVIALAGAHKRVIEQLRDQLAMEGRDKRFLIQKLCQAQQELFARSPEQKSLQNRRDRTGLFFLEPSAVLETHA, encoded by the exons ATCGCCGTGCCCCCGCCAGTCATCTCCTGCTGGACCAGTTGCCCAGTTATCAGTCTCTCCTCTACCGGAGGAAGTCCAGCGCCAGCGGCAGTGCCAGGAGGAGGGGCAGTGGGCGTGGCAGACAGCCATCTCTCATCAGTGGAAAATGGGCGGAGCAGAAGGTGGTTCACAGTGGGGAGGACCTCCGACCTGTGAGAGAGCTTCCCAAAAGCATGGAGGATAAACGGCAGGAGAA GGAGCAGCGTCTTCAGCAGGGTGGCGCTCTTACCGGCTGGGGTTTGTGGAGACTGAACGTCCATCGATCTCTGAAGCGTCTGAAGGAGGATGGGATGGATGTCCTTTCCTCGTTCCAGCTCTGGAGAGCAGACATTCACGTCATCGAGG GGATGTTTGGGACAGGAATTCTCTCGTATTTTTCATTCCTGAGGTTTCTGGTCCTGCTGAACTTCATCATCTTTCTGctgatgtttgtttttgtgatgCTGCCAGTGATTATCACATCACACACATCATTTAACATCACCTACAGCAGCGCTGAtg TGAGCGAGTGCAGTTATTATCCAGTGACCTCTCGTCAGGGTTTGGTGGTTTTTCATCAGCACATCACAGATTTGTTGTCAGGAACA gGGTTTCTGGAGCAGACCTATCTCTTCTATGGTTACTATAATCTGGAGTTCATTCATTCGGGCTTCACCTACAACCTGCCACTAGCGTACCTGCTCACCACCATCTCATATCTTCTGTTGAGTCTCATCTGGATAGTTAAGAG ATCTGCGGCTGGTTTTAAACGCAAACTCGTACAAGACGAGGACCGTTTCCAGAGTTTCTGCAATAAGGTTTTTGCCGGCTGGGACTTCTGCATCACGAATGAGAACGCAGCGCGCCTTAAACAAAGCAGTTTACTTTACGAGCTGAAG ACGGATCTAGAAGAGGAACGCATCAAGCGTAAGATGGCGAACCGCACGCGGGGTGAGAGATGTCGCATCTACATGCTAAGAGCCGCTCTCAATCTGTTCGTCGTGGCCGTTTTGATCTCCTGCTTCTACTGCATCTACATCGCCACTGTATTCTCACAGCGACAGCAGAAAAAG gaTCACAGTAACTTCATGTTGGAGCTGATCGTGGAGTATTTGCCCTCCATTGTCATTACTCTGGCTAATTTCATAACCCCGCTGATCTTCAGCCTCATCATCAGCTTTGAGGATTACTCGCCTGCCTTTGAGATTCGCTTCACATTGATGAG GTGTGTGTTCATGCGACTGGCCAGCATCGGTGTCCTGCTGTTCTCATTGTGGACTCAAATTACGTCAAATTGTCCTGATTGTCCCTGTGGCTACAACCATAACAGTTACCCt TGCTGGGAGACTCATGTGGGACAGGAAATGTACAAGCTGGTGATTTTTGACTTCTTGATCATCGCTGCCGTCACCATCTTTGTTGAATTTCCACGAAA AATCATTGTGAACTATTGTGACTGTGGCTTGGCCAAGTGGTGGGGTCAGCAGGAATTCGCCATCCCTCAGAATGTTCTGGAGATAGTTTACGGTCAAACCATCTGCTGGATCGGCACGTTTTACTGTCCTTTACTTCCTGCCATCAACACGGTTAAATACTTCATGGTTTTTTACCTCAAGAAG GTGTCACTGATGAACAACTGTCGTCCTGCCACACGGCCATTTCGAGCTTCTAGTTCCAACTTCTTCTTCCTGGTGGTGTTATTAATTGGTTTGGCTCTTGCGTGTGTTCCTGTAATCGTCAGTATCGCACA TATCCACCCGTCACGGGCGTGCGGTCCGTTTGTGAACTACACCTCATCATGGGAGGTTGTTCCTCGTGTGATTTCTCATCTGCCTTACGGCCTGCACTCCTTCCTGTTGGCGCTCGCATCAGAAGCCTGCGCGGTTTCTCTCTTCGTCATTACCTG TCTGGGGATGTTTTATGTGATAGCATTGGCTGGAGCTCATAAGCGTGTTATCGAGCAGCTCAGGGATCAGTTGGCTATG GAGGGTCGTGATAAGCGTTTCCTCATTCAGAAGTTGTGTCAGGCCCAGCAGGAATTATTCGCTCGATCTCCGGAGCAGAAGTCACTACAGAACCGCCGTGACCGCACTGGGCTGTTTTTCCTGGAGCCGTCAGCAGTGCTGGAGACGCATGCGTGA